The following are from one region of the Anomaloglossus baeobatrachus isolate aAnoBae1 chromosome 1, aAnoBae1.hap1, whole genome shotgun sequence genome:
- the PNP gene encoding purine nucleoside phosphorylase isoform X1, with amino-acid sequence MAPPAAETPKKILKKETRPGYTYEEYKQTADWLTSKTEHRPSVAIVCGSGLGALGELLKDQVVFNYADIPNFPHSTVPGHAGRLIFGNLNGKPCVCMQGRFHFYEGYPLWKVTFPIRVFRLIGVETLIVTNAAGGLNQDYNVGDIMVIMDHINMPGFAGENPLVGPNEERFGPRFPPMSDAYDKNLRKLALAVGQELGLSEKMREGVYCSLGGPNFETIAECKFLVSLGADAVGMSTVPEVIVARHCGLKVLGMSLITNKAVMDYNSEATANHEEVLKAGKDSARFMEKMVTHLLKRIELNNNVF; translated from the exons gtACACTTATGAAGAATACAAGCAGACTGCAGACTGGCTCACATCCAAGACAGAACATCGTCCTTCAGTGGCCATTGTATGTGGATCTGGGCTTGGAGCTTTGGGCGAACTCTTAAAGGATCAGGTGGTCTTCAATTATGCTGACATCCCTAACTTCCCACACAGTACAG TTCCTGGACATGCTGGTCGTCTTATATTTGGAAACTTGAATGGGAAGCCATGTGTGTGCATGCAAGGACGGTTTCATTTCTATGAGGGTTACCCCCTGTGGAAG gtTACATTTCCAATAAGGGTTTTCCGCCTGATTGGGGTTGAAACGCTCATTGTCACTAATGCTGCAGGAGGACTGAACCAAGATTATAACGTTGGGGACATAATGGTGATAATGGATCATATAAATATGCCAGGATTTGCAGGAGAGAATCCACTTGTTGGTCCTAATGAGGAGAG GTTTGGACCTCGGTTTCCCCCGATGTCTGATGCTTATGACAAGAACCTGAGGAAGCTGGCTTTGGCTGTTGGGCAAGAGCTGGGACTCTCAGAAAAGATGAGGGAAGGAGTATATTGTAGCCTTGGAGGACCCAATTTTGAGACCATTGCTGAATGTAAATTCCTGGTTAGCCTTGGAGCTGATGCAGTCG GGATGAGTACTGTACCTGAAGTAATTGTGGCCAGACATTGTGGTTTAAAGGTTTTGGGCATGTCCCTCATTACAAACAAGGCAGTGATGGACTACAACAGTGAAGCCACCGCTAACCATGAAGAAGTGCTAAAAGCTGGAAAAGACAGTGCCAGATTCATGGAGAAGATGGTGACTCATCTGCTCAAGCGCATTGAGCTGAACAATAATGTGTTCTAG
- the PNP gene encoding purine nucleoside phosphorylase isoform X2, with protein sequence MAHCGEDSNRYTYEEYKQTADWLTSKTEHRPSVAIVCGSGLGALGELLKDQVVFNYADIPNFPHSTVPGHAGRLIFGNLNGKPCVCMQGRFHFYEGYPLWKVTFPIRVFRLIGVETLIVTNAAGGLNQDYNVGDIMVIMDHINMPGFAGENPLVGPNEERFGPRFPPMSDAYDKNLRKLALAVGQELGLSEKMREGVYCSLGGPNFETIAECKFLVSLGADAVGMSTVPEVIVARHCGLKVLGMSLITNKAVMDYNSEATANHEEVLKAGKDSARFMEKMVTHLLKRIELNNNVF encoded by the exons gtACACTTATGAAGAATACAAGCAGACTGCAGACTGGCTCACATCCAAGACAGAACATCGTCCTTCAGTGGCCATTGTATGTGGATCTGGGCTTGGAGCTTTGGGCGAACTCTTAAAGGATCAGGTGGTCTTCAATTATGCTGACATCCCTAACTTCCCACACAGTACAG TTCCTGGACATGCTGGTCGTCTTATATTTGGAAACTTGAATGGGAAGCCATGTGTGTGCATGCAAGGACGGTTTCATTTCTATGAGGGTTACCCCCTGTGGAAG gtTACATTTCCAATAAGGGTTTTCCGCCTGATTGGGGTTGAAACGCTCATTGTCACTAATGCTGCAGGAGGACTGAACCAAGATTATAACGTTGGGGACATAATGGTGATAATGGATCATATAAATATGCCAGGATTTGCAGGAGAGAATCCACTTGTTGGTCCTAATGAGGAGAG GTTTGGACCTCGGTTTCCCCCGATGTCTGATGCTTATGACAAGAACCTGAGGAAGCTGGCTTTGGCTGTTGGGCAAGAGCTGGGACTCTCAGAAAAGATGAGGGAAGGAGTATATTGTAGCCTTGGAGGACCCAATTTTGAGACCATTGCTGAATGTAAATTCCTGGTTAGCCTTGGAGCTGATGCAGTCG GGATGAGTACTGTACCTGAAGTAATTGTGGCCAGACATTGTGGTTTAAAGGTTTTGGGCATGTCCCTCATTACAAACAAGGCAGTGATGGACTACAACAGTGAAGCCACCGCTAACCATGAAGAAGTGCTAAAAGCTGGAAAAGACAGTGCCAGATTCATGGAGAAGATGGTGACTCATCTGCTCAAGCGCATTGAGCTGAACAATAATGTGTTCTAG